Proteins encoded together in one Rhinopithecus roxellana isolate Shanxi Qingling chromosome 3, ASM756505v1, whole genome shotgun sequence window:
- the IL17B gene encoding interleukin-17B — protein MDWPRNMLFLLTISIFLGLGQPRSPKSKRKGQGRSGPLAPGPHQVPLDLVSRVKPYARMEEYERNIEEMVAQLRNSSELAKRKCEVNLQLWMSNKRSLSPWGYSINHDPSRIPADLPEARCLCLGCVNPFTMQEDRSMVSVPVFSQVPVRRRLCPPPPRTGPCRQRAVMETIAVGCTCIF, from the exons ATGGACTGGCCACGCAACATG CTGTTCCTTCTTACCATTTCCATCTTCCTGGGGCTGGGCCAGCCCAGGAGCCCCAAAAGCAAGAGGAAGGGGCAAGGGCGGTCTGGGCCGCTGGCCCCTGGCCCTCACCAGGTGCCACTGGACCTGGTGTCACGGGTGAAACCGTACGCCCGCATGGAAGAGTATGAGAGGAACATCGAGGAGATGGTGGCCCAGCTGAGGAACAGCTCGGAGCTGGCCAAGAGGAAGTGTGAGGTCAACTTGCAGCTTTGGATGTCCAACAAGAGAAGCCTGTCTCCCTGGGGTTACAG CATCAACCACGACCCCAGCCGTATTCCTGCAGACCTGCCGGAGGCACGGTGCCTGTGTCTGGGCTGTGTGAACCCCTTCACCATGCAGGAGGACCGCAGCATGGTAAGCGTGCCAGTGTTCAGCCAGGTGCCTGTGCGCCGCCGCCTCTGCCCGCCACCGCCCCGCACAGGGCCTTGCCGCCAGCGTGCGGTCATGGAGACCATCGCCGTGGGCTGCACCTGCATCTTCTGA
- the PCYOX1L gene encoding prenylcysteine oxidase-like isoform X2 — MARAAQLLAALTALLAAAAAGGDAPPGKIAVVGAGIGGSAVAHFLQQHFGPRVQIDVYEKGTVGGRLATISVNKQHYESGAASFHSLSLHMQDFVKLLGLRHRREVVGRSAIFGGEHFVLEETDWYLLNLFRLWWHYGISFLRLQMWVEEVMEKFMRIYKYQAHGYAFSGVEELLYSLGESTFVNMTQHSVAESLLQVGVTQRFIDDVVSAVLRASYGQSAAMPAFAGAMSLAGAQGSLWSVEGGNKLVCSGLLKLTKANVIHATVTSVTLHSTEGKALYQVAYENEVGNSSDFYDIVVIATPLHLDNSSSNLTFVGFHPPIDDLQGSFQPTVVSLVHGYLNSSYFGFPDPKLFPFANILTTDFPSFFCTLDNICPVNISASFRRKQPQEAAVWRVQSPKPLFRTQLKTLFRSYYSVQTAEWQAHPLYGSRPTLPRFALHDQLFYLNALEWAASSVEVMAVAAKNVALLAYNRWYQDLDKIDQKDLMHKVKTEL; from the exons CGGTGGTTGGGGCCGGGATCGGGGGCTCTGCCGTGGCCCATTTCCTCCAGCAACACTTTGGACCTCGGGTGCAGATCGATGTGTATGAGAAGGGAACCGTGGGTGGCCGCCTGGCCACCATCTCAGTCAACAAGCAGCACTATGAGAGCGGGGCTGCCTCCTTCCACTCCCTGAGCCTGCACATGCAGGACTTCGTCAAGCTGCTGG GGCTGAGGCACCGGCGCGAGGTGGTGGGCAGGAGCGCCATCTTCGGTGGGGAGCATTTCGTGCTAGAGGAGACCGACTGGTACCTGCTGAACCTCTTCCGCCTCTGGTGGCACTACGGCATCAGCTTCCTGAGGCTGCAGATGTGGGTGGAGGAGGTCATGGAGAAGTTCATGAG GATCTATAAGTACCAGGCCCATGGCTATGCCTTCTCGGGTGTGGAGGAGCTGCTCTACTCACTGGGGGAGTCCACCTTTGTCAACATGACCCAGCACTCTGTGGCCGAGTCCCTGCTGCAGGTGGGCGTCACGCAGCGCTTTATTGATGACGTCGTTTCTGCTGTCCTGCGGGCCAGCTATGGCCAGTCAGCAGCGATGCCCGCTTTTGCAG GAGCCATGTCACTAGCCGGGGCCCAAGGCAGCCTGTGGTCTGTGGAAGGAGGCAATAAGCTGGTTTGTTCCGGTTTGCTGAAGCTCACCAAGGCCAATGTAATCCATGCCACAGTGACCTCCGTGACCCTGCACAGCACAG AGGGGAAAGCCCTGTACCAGGTGGCGTATGAGAATGAGGTAGGCAACAGCTCTGACTTCTATGACATCGTGGTCATTGCCACCCCCCTGCACCTggacaacagcagcagcaacttaACATTTGTAGGCTTCCACCCGCCCATTGATGACCTGCAAGGCTCTTTTCAGCCCACCGTCGTCTCCTTGGTCCACGGCTACCTCAACTCTTCCTACTTCGGTTTCCCAGACCCTAAGCTTTTCCCATTTGCGAACATCCTTACCACAGATTTCCCCAGCTTCTTCTGCACTCTGGACAACATCTGCCCTGTCAACATCTCTGCCAGCTTCCGGCGAAAGCAGCCCCAGGAGGCAGCTGTTTGGCGAGTCCAGTCCCCCAAGCCACTCTTTCGGACCCAGCTAAAGACCCTCTTCCGTTCCTATTACTCAGTGCAGACAGCTGAGTGGCAGGCCCATCCCCTCTATGGCTCCCGCCCCACGCTCCCGAGGTTCGCACTCCATGACCAGCTCTTCTACCTCAATGCCCTGGAGTGGGCGGCCAGCTCCGTGGAGGTGATGGCCGTGGCTGCCAAGAATGTGGCCTTGCTGGCTTACAACCGCTGGTACCAGGACCTAGACAAGATTGATCAAAAAGATTTGATGCACAAGGTCAAGACTGAACTGTGA
- the PCYOX1L gene encoding prenylcysteine oxidase-like isoform X1 encodes MKFKHLGTTSAGGYSVNCSLSLSCSVSLLPYLPGLLTAVVGAGIGGSAVAHFLQQHFGPRVQIDVYEKGTVGGRLATISVNKQHYESGAASFHSLSLHMQDFVKLLGLRHRREVVGRSAIFGGEHFVLEETDWYLLNLFRLWWHYGISFLRLQMWVEEVMEKFMRIYKYQAHGYAFSGVEELLYSLGESTFVNMTQHSVAESLLQVGVTQRFIDDVVSAVLRASYGQSAAMPAFAGAMSLAGAQGSLWSVEGGNKLVCSGLLKLTKANVIHATVTSVTLHSTEGKALYQVAYENEVGNSSDFYDIVVIATPLHLDNSSSNLTFVGFHPPIDDLQGSFQPTVVSLVHGYLNSSYFGFPDPKLFPFANILTTDFPSFFCTLDNICPVNISASFRRKQPQEAAVWRVQSPKPLFRTQLKTLFRSYYSVQTAEWQAHPLYGSRPTLPRFALHDQLFYLNALEWAASSVEVMAVAAKNVALLAYNRWYQDLDKIDQKDLMHKVKTEL; translated from the exons ATGAAATTTAAGCACCTGGGAACTACCAGTGCAGGAGGATACAGTGTGAACTGCAGCCTCTCACTCTCAtgttctgtctctctccttccctacCTCCCGGGCCTGCTAACAGCGGTGGTTGGGGCCGGGATCGGGGGCTCTGCCGTGGCCCATTTCCTCCAGCAACACTTTGGACCTCGGGTGCAGATCGATGTGTATGAGAAGGGAACCGTGGGTGGCCGCCTGGCCACCATCTCAGTCAACAAGCAGCACTATGAGAGCGGGGCTGCCTCCTTCCACTCCCTGAGCCTGCACATGCAGGACTTCGTCAAGCTGCTGG GGCTGAGGCACCGGCGCGAGGTGGTGGGCAGGAGCGCCATCTTCGGTGGGGAGCATTTCGTGCTAGAGGAGACCGACTGGTACCTGCTGAACCTCTTCCGCCTCTGGTGGCACTACGGCATCAGCTTCCTGAGGCTGCAGATGTGGGTGGAGGAGGTCATGGAGAAGTTCATGAG GATCTATAAGTACCAGGCCCATGGCTATGCCTTCTCGGGTGTGGAGGAGCTGCTCTACTCACTGGGGGAGTCCACCTTTGTCAACATGACCCAGCACTCTGTGGCCGAGTCCCTGCTGCAGGTGGGCGTCACGCAGCGCTTTATTGATGACGTCGTTTCTGCTGTCCTGCGGGCCAGCTATGGCCAGTCAGCAGCGATGCCCGCTTTTGCAG GAGCCATGTCACTAGCCGGGGCCCAAGGCAGCCTGTGGTCTGTGGAAGGAGGCAATAAGCTGGTTTGTTCCGGTTTGCTGAAGCTCACCAAGGCCAATGTAATCCATGCCACAGTGACCTCCGTGACCCTGCACAGCACAG AGGGGAAAGCCCTGTACCAGGTGGCGTATGAGAATGAGGTAGGCAACAGCTCTGACTTCTATGACATCGTGGTCATTGCCACCCCCCTGCACCTggacaacagcagcagcaacttaACATTTGTAGGCTTCCACCCGCCCATTGATGACCTGCAAGGCTCTTTTCAGCCCACCGTCGTCTCCTTGGTCCACGGCTACCTCAACTCTTCCTACTTCGGTTTCCCAGACCCTAAGCTTTTCCCATTTGCGAACATCCTTACCACAGATTTCCCCAGCTTCTTCTGCACTCTGGACAACATCTGCCCTGTCAACATCTCTGCCAGCTTCCGGCGAAAGCAGCCCCAGGAGGCAGCTGTTTGGCGAGTCCAGTCCCCCAAGCCACTCTTTCGGACCCAGCTAAAGACCCTCTTCCGTTCCTATTACTCAGTGCAGACAGCTGAGTGGCAGGCCCATCCCCTCTATGGCTCCCGCCCCACGCTCCCGAGGTTCGCACTCCATGACCAGCTCTTCTACCTCAATGCCCTGGAGTGGGCGGCCAGCTCCGTGGAGGTGATGGCCGTGGCTGCCAAGAATGTGGCCTTGCTGGCTTACAACCGCTGGTACCAGGACCTAGACAAGATTGATCAAAAAGATTTGATGCACAAGGTCAAGACTGAACTGTGA
- the PCYOX1L gene encoding prenylcysteine oxidase-like isoform X3, whose protein sequence is MWVEEVMEKFMRIYKYQAHGYAFSGVEELLYSLGESTFVNMTQHSVAESLLQVGVTQRFIDDVVSAVLRASYGQSAAMPAFAGAMSLAGAQGSLWSVEGGNKLVCSGLLKLTKANVIHATVTSVTLHSTEGKALYQVAYENEVGNSSDFYDIVVIATPLHLDNSSSNLTFVGFHPPIDDLQGSFQPTVVSLVHGYLNSSYFGFPDPKLFPFANILTTDFPSFFCTLDNICPVNISASFRRKQPQEAAVWRVQSPKPLFRTQLKTLFRSYYSVQTAEWQAHPLYGSRPTLPRFALHDQLFYLNALEWAASSVEVMAVAAKNVALLAYNRWYQDLDKIDQKDLMHKVKTEL, encoded by the exons ATGTGGGTGGAGGAGGTCATGGAGAAGTTCATGAG GATCTATAAGTACCAGGCCCATGGCTATGCCTTCTCGGGTGTGGAGGAGCTGCTCTACTCACTGGGGGAGTCCACCTTTGTCAACATGACCCAGCACTCTGTGGCCGAGTCCCTGCTGCAGGTGGGCGTCACGCAGCGCTTTATTGATGACGTCGTTTCTGCTGTCCTGCGGGCCAGCTATGGCCAGTCAGCAGCGATGCCCGCTTTTGCAG GAGCCATGTCACTAGCCGGGGCCCAAGGCAGCCTGTGGTCTGTGGAAGGAGGCAATAAGCTGGTTTGTTCCGGTTTGCTGAAGCTCACCAAGGCCAATGTAATCCATGCCACAGTGACCTCCGTGACCCTGCACAGCACAG AGGGGAAAGCCCTGTACCAGGTGGCGTATGAGAATGAGGTAGGCAACAGCTCTGACTTCTATGACATCGTGGTCATTGCCACCCCCCTGCACCTggacaacagcagcagcaacttaACATTTGTAGGCTTCCACCCGCCCATTGATGACCTGCAAGGCTCTTTTCAGCCCACCGTCGTCTCCTTGGTCCACGGCTACCTCAACTCTTCCTACTTCGGTTTCCCAGACCCTAAGCTTTTCCCATTTGCGAACATCCTTACCACAGATTTCCCCAGCTTCTTCTGCACTCTGGACAACATCTGCCCTGTCAACATCTCTGCCAGCTTCCGGCGAAAGCAGCCCCAGGAGGCAGCTGTTTGGCGAGTCCAGTCCCCCAAGCCACTCTTTCGGACCCAGCTAAAGACCCTCTTCCGTTCCTATTACTCAGTGCAGACAGCTGAGTGGCAGGCCCATCCCCTCTATGGCTCCCGCCCCACGCTCCCGAGGTTCGCACTCCATGACCAGCTCTTCTACCTCAATGCCCTGGAGTGGGCGGCCAGCTCCGTGGAGGTGATGGCCGTGGCTGCCAAGAATGTGGCCTTGCTGGCTTACAACCGCTGGTACCAGGACCTAGACAAGATTGATCAAAAAGATTTGATGCACAAGGTCAAGACTGAACTGTGA